A genomic region of Staphylococcus roterodami contains the following coding sequences:
- a CDS encoding tyrosine-type recombinase/integrase gives MSIPINLPTNSTMINELCTLQSRTINIKGEVLITEIYDDYFFKNDEWHITAFNKFKQFQDSIKNYRDKRKNVFFRIKSKNLNLEFKYLFLKLIVKEDWSLSNLFNTGAVKLNKIAKFFNEVYPNLNSLLDCDINTLEKHWFNWLTENNIPIKRRSSTIVFGDYEYKSGLASFLKNMYINLIKFIDKREEWEKDKWDIRNLEKYGLSYNKTLTGNYLNFEKIESIKMRELAKKYLKNRLITGDIAFATARFYIRVLTRFFQNISKNKETRNSLNELDRCHIEAYIEFLFEYATNKNLQSTKNFVREELKTIRRFLNDIITQNYAIAPYQDIRFLIYPQDLPKHEKKNSSQIDYIPDFVLEQLFEHINDLHKDLIPVVWIAFKTGLRISDVLTLQNNCLAKVNGKYSIITDIAKTFVKGHRIPIDNKLADIIAVLIADSKSKCTKDNNPNNYIFAIYKGKRKGMPFTQHMVRAHLNHLSKTKNIIDEQGEIFHFKTHQFRHTYAVKLLNGGADILTIQELLAHSSPEMTLRYAKLLDDTKRKAFESVIDQGAFSFDVDGKIKNIQHSSELSEKALNSLWQEHKLNAMDNPYGTCHARLSGDCPYMEAPPCLTCNSGKPCKDLAIGFSDLDVEKYELHIKSTVKSIELAKNNNRQDMVEKHINILNKYEEILGNIKDGNIIFGRSNRIKV, from the coding sequence ATGTCAATACCAATTAATTTACCTACAAACAGTACTATGATTAATGAATTATGTACATTACAAAGTAGAACCATCAATATAAAAGGAGAGGTTTTAATAACTGAAATATATGATGATTACTTTTTTAAAAATGATGAGTGGCACATTACAGCTTTTAACAAATTCAAGCAATTTCAAGATAGTATCAAGAACTATAGAGACAAAAGAAAAAATGTTTTCTTTAGGATTAAAAGTAAAAATTTGAATTTAGAATTTAAATACCTTTTTTTGAAACTGATCGTTAAAGAGGATTGGTCCTTATCTAATTTATTTAATACTGGAGCAGTAAAGCTTAATAAGATTGCTAAGTTCTTTAATGAAGTTTATCCAAATTTAAATTCTTTACTTGATTGTGATATAAATACATTAGAAAAGCACTGGTTTAATTGGCTGACTGAAAATAATATACCAATAAAAAGAAGATCATCAACAATAGTTTTTGGTGATTATGAATACAAAAGCGGACTGGCTTCTTTTTTAAAGAATATGTACATTAATCTAATTAAGTTCATTGATAAGCGAGAAGAATGGGAAAAAGATAAATGGGATATTAGAAATTTAGAAAAATATGGATTGAGTTATAATAAAACACTAACTGGCAATTATTTAAACTTTGAAAAAATTGAGTCAATTAAAATGCGAGAATTAGCAAAAAAATATTTAAAAAATCGTTTGATAACTGGTGATATAGCATTTGCTACAGCAAGGTTTTATATAAGAGTTTTAACTAGGTTTTTTCAAAATATATCTAAAAATAAAGAAACAAGGAATAGTTTAAATGAACTAGATAGATGTCATATCGAAGCATATATAGAATTTTTGTTTGAATATGCAACTAATAAAAATTTGCAAAGTACTAAGAATTTTGTGAGAGAAGAATTAAAAACAATTAGAAGGTTCTTAAACGATATTATAACTCAAAACTATGCTATAGCACCGTACCAAGATATACGATTTTTAATTTATCCTCAAGACTTACCTAAACACGAAAAGAAAAATAGTAGCCAAATTGATTATATCCCAGATTTTGTATTGGAACAGCTTTTTGAGCATATAAATGATTTGCATAAAGATTTAATACCTGTAGTTTGGATAGCTTTTAAAACAGGATTAAGAATTTCTGATGTATTGACATTACAAAATAATTGCCTTGCAAAAGTTAATGGAAAGTATTCAATAATCACAGATATTGCTAAAACTTTTGTTAAAGGACATAGAATACCAATTGATAATAAATTAGCTGATATAATAGCAGTTTTAATAGCCGATTCTAAAAGTAAATGTACAAAAGATAATAATCCCAATAATTATATTTTTGCTATTTATAAAGGAAAAAGAAAGGGAATGCCCTTTACACAACATATGGTCAGAGCACACTTAAATCATTTATCAAAGACTAAAAATATTATTGATGAACAAGGAGAAATCTTCCATTTCAAAACTCATCAATTTAGACATACCTATGCAGTAAAATTGTTAAATGGTGGAGCAGATATATTAACGATACAAGAATTATTAGCACACTCCTCACCAGAAATGACTCTAAGATATGCTAAGTTACTTGATGATACAAAGAGAAAGGCTTTTGAATCAGTTATTGATCAAGGAGCTTTTAGTTTTGATGTTGACGGTAAAATTAAAAATATACAGCATAGTAGTGAACTATCTGAAAAAGCATTGAATTCTTTATGGCAAGAACATAAATTAAACGCAATGGACAATCCTTATGGCACTTGTCATGCTAGATTGAGTGGTGATTGTCCATACATGGAAGCTCCGCCATGCCTGACTTGTAATTCTGGGAAACCATGTAAGGATTTAGCTATTGGATTTTCTGATTTAGATGTTGAAAAATATGAATTACATATCAAATCAACGGTCAAATCTATAGAATTAGCTAAAAATAATAATAGACAAGATATGGTTGAAAAGCATATAAATATATTAAATAAATATGAAGAAATACTAGGTAATATAAAAGATGGAAACATTATATTCGGGAGAAGTAATAGAATAAAAGTATAG
- a CDS encoding tyrosine-type recombinase/integrase — protein MKIVEVKSKNGTNFMILDGNNEPIVDAVRYLKYLDSVKKSLNTKKTYAYALKNFFVYLESKKICYKEVSFDNFVDFIRWMKTPFEYENVLSYHRKEKSISPKTINLTMTVVSNFYDYLYRSKKLDVNFYDFMHMESKYSKKYKSFMHHINKDYRTLKNILKVKEPKKKIEVLTNAEVKKLLEEANNIRDKFLIQLLYETGLRIGEVLSLRIDDIKFDFRKGHQIVLKNRFNDNGTYLKTGERKIFISQSLIDLYDDYVYEIIDELSICSDYLFVKIKGRNVGEAMNYSDIYSLFKRLKHKTSINVHPHLFRHTHATVFYNETKDIKQVQERLGHSNIQTTINLYVHPTEEDIREDWNKVKHQFQVFNKGE, from the coding sequence ATGAAAATAGTAGAAGTAAAATCTAAGAATGGTACCAATTTTATGATTTTAGATGGTAATAATGAACCTATAGTAGATGCAGTAAGATATTTGAAGTATCTGGATAGTGTTAAGAAAAGTTTAAATACCAAGAAAACCTATGCCTATGCACTAAAAAATTTTTTTGTTTACTTAGAAAGTAAAAAGATATGCTATAAAGAAGTTAGTTTTGATAACTTTGTTGATTTTATAAGATGGATGAAAACACCTTTTGAATATGAGAATGTCCTCTCTTATCACCGAAAAGAAAAAAGCATTAGTCCTAAGACAATTAATCTGACTATGACTGTAGTATCTAATTTTTATGATTATCTCTATAGGAGTAAAAAATTAGATGTTAATTTCTATGATTTTATGCATATGGAAAGTAAATACTCTAAAAAATATAAAAGTTTCATGCATCACATAAATAAGGACTATAGAACGTTGAAAAATATTTTGAAAGTTAAAGAACCAAAGAAAAAAATAGAAGTGTTAACTAATGCGGAGGTTAAGAAATTATTAGAGGAAGCTAATAATATTAGAGATAAATTCTTAATACAATTACTATATGAAACCGGATTACGTATAGGTGAGGTATTATCATTACGTATTGATGATATTAAATTTGACTTTAGAAAAGGCCATCAAATAGTTTTGAAAAATAGATTTAATGATAATGGTACTTATTTGAAAACTGGGGAAAGAAAAATATTTATTTCCCAATCGTTAATTGATTTATACGATGATTATGTCTACGAAATAATTGACGAACTTTCAATATGTTCTGATTATCTTTTTGTAAAAATAAAGGGGAGAAATGTAGGAGAAGCTATGAATTATAGTGATATATATTCATTATTTAAAAGGCTAAAACATAAAACATCTATAAATGTTCATCCTCATTTATTTCGCCATACACATGCAACTGTTTTTTATAATGAAACTAAGGATATAAAACAAGTTCAAGAAAGACTTGGTCATAGTAATATACAAACGACTATTAATTTATATGTTCATCCCACTGAAGAAGATATACGTGAAGATTGGAATAAAGTAAAGCATCAATTTCAAGTTTTTAATAAAGGGGAATGA
- a CDS encoding C45 family autoproteolytic acyltransferase/hydrolase codes for MQQVTSDIMAFRGSHFDLGIETAKWLLQTPLLKNREKEWKKRVPRFDIDVNETYQIFQTYAPQIWEELMGLQSILKIPTRQIILNFGHYRFTDLKESGCTVFQGKDFMVRNYDYHPATYDGRYLLYQPTDRGLAQIGPVSRVTGRMDGMNEAGLTMGYNFMHRKHPANGFVCYMIGRLILENCRDVTEAIQLLKDIPHRSSFSYILMDKSLNHAIVEVTPRSIDIRYDNTCTNHFKILTHENRNYTKESKERLARTISQTNENLDMDTAFKLFNHPKYEIYSKLFKSWSGTIHTSMYHPQTLTAYFTLGENAAPEMIDFKSWLAGQELNITHFTGKIDTELTFANK; via the coding sequence ATGCAGCAAGTAACATCAGACATTATGGCTTTTAGAGGTTCTCATTTCGATTTAGGTATTGAAACTGCCAAATGGCTTCTTCAAACACCCCTACTAAAAAATCGAGAAAAAGAATGGAAAAAACGTGTCCCACGTTTTGACATAGATGTAAATGAAACATATCAAATTTTCCAAACTTATGCCCCACAAATATGGGAAGAATTAATGGGGCTTCAAAGTATACTTAAAATACCGACACGGCAAATTATATTAAACTTTGGCCATTACCGTTTTACCGATTTAAAAGAAAGTGGATGCACTGTCTTTCAAGGTAAGGACTTCATGGTTAGAAACTACGATTACCATCCTGCTACATACGATGGTCGCTATTTATTATATCAACCTACCGATCGAGGATTAGCTCAAATTGGTCCTGTATCAAGAGTGACAGGAAGGATGGATGGTATGAATGAGGCAGGATTAACTATGGGCTATAACTTCATGCATCGAAAGCATCCTGCAAATGGTTTTGTATGTTATATGATAGGTCGTTTAATTCTTGAAAACTGCCGAGATGTCACGGAAGCAATACAGTTATTGAAAGACATTCCACATAGAAGTTCATTTAGTTATATACTCATGGACAAATCATTAAATCATGCCATTGTTGAAGTAACTCCACGATCAATAGATATACGTTACGATAATACATGTACCAACCATTTTAAAATACTCACACATGAAAATCGAAACTATACAAAAGAATCCAAAGAGAGATTAGCACGTACCATTTCACAAACTAATGAAAACTTAGATATGGATACGGCATTTAAGTTATTCAATCATCCCAAATATGAAATCTATAGTAAATTATTCAAAAGTTGGTCTGGTACTATTCATACATCTATGTATCATCCTCAAACATTAACTGCCTACTTTACACTAGGTGAAAATGCAGCACCAGAAATGATAGATTTCAAATCATGGTTAGCTGGTCAAGAACTTAATATCACACATTTCACTGGTAAGATTGATACCGAATTAACATTTGCTAACAAATAA
- a CDS encoding DUF4097 domain-containing protein, producing MKKLFFIGLIVFVVFFTAATIIWFTYDKNKYGTKQYDKTFKDNAFNRVSINLDSTELRIKHGKQFRVKYEGDNDVLINVEDKTLKISDKRSKTRGYAIDMNPFHENKKTLTLEMPDKMIKRLNVMSGAGGVNIKGVNLDNTNIQSINGKVSITDSNIDSLDSKTNNSPTYISDSNINNSNIKVSIGRLKVENSHISNSIFLNDNGDIDFEKMPAKVDAKASTKEGDIHFKYGNQPQDTILKLNPGTGNSVVKNKVFTNGKVGKSDNVLEFYTIDGNIRIE from the coding sequence ATGAAGAAACTCTTTTTTATTGGTCTTATTGTGTTTGTGGTCTTTTTCACTGCAGCAACCATTATTTGGTTTACGTATGATAAGAATAAATACGGTACCAAACAATACGATAAAACATTTAAGGATAACGCTTTTAATCGCGTATCTATTAATTTAGATAGTACTGAACTTCGTATTAAACATGGAAAGCAATTTAGGGTTAAATATGAGGGTGACAATGATGTATTAATTAATGTAGAAGATAAGACATTGAAAATTAGCGATAAAAGATCAAAGACAAGAGGTTACGCTATTGACATGAATCCATTTCATGAAAATAAGAAAACATTAACCCTTGAAATGCCGGATAAAATGATTAAACGTTTGAACGTTATGTCTGGAGCTGGTGGTGTTAATATTAAAGGCGTTAATTTAGACAATACTAATATACAAAGTATTAATGGCAAAGTATCTATCACTGATTCGAATATTGACTCGCTCGATTCAAAAACCAATAATAGTCCTACATATATAAGTGATAGCAATATTAATAATAGTAATATTAAAGTGAGTATTGGGAGGCTAAAGGTTGAAAATAGTCATATTAGCAATTCTATATTTTTAAATGATAATGGTGATATTGATTTTGAAAAGATGCCAGCAAAAGTTGATGCAAAAGCTTCGACTAAAGAAGGAGATATTCATTTTAAGTATGGTAATCAACCTCAAGATACGATATTAAAGTTAAATCCTGGAACTGGAAATAGTGTCGTAAAGAACAAAGTGTTTACGAATGGAAAAGTAGGAAAGAGCGATAATGTTTTAGAGTTTTATACGATTGATGGAAATATTAGAATTGAATAA
- a CDS encoding DUF1700 domain-containing protein: protein MNKITYLNELETALDALPRHLRDQKMYEYERYFYEQELNGVDEEEILRKLKDPQDVATETKARSVIDYAESKPTFENISRAVAASLSLGILSIFVILIPVSIVGLFVLALFLISLLLLFCPIILLASAISRGIVDSISNVFFAISYSGLGLVCIIVIFKILEYIYRLILKYLLWYIKTVKGSVRK, encoded by the coding sequence ATGAACAAGATTACTTATTTAAATGAATTAGAGACGGCACTTGATGCGTTACCTAGACATTTACGAGATCAAAAAATGTATGAGTATGAGCGATACTTTTATGAACAAGAGCTTAATGGTGTTGATGAAGAAGAAATATTAAGGAAATTAAAAGATCCTCAAGATGTTGCGACTGAGACGAAGGCAAGAAGTGTTATAGATTACGCTGAGTCAAAGCCAACATTCGAAAATATTTCAAGAGCAGTTGCTGCTTCACTAAGTTTGGGCATTTTATCTATTTTTGTAATTCTTATTCCAGTTTCAATTGTTGGTTTATTCGTATTAGCTTTATTTTTAATTTCATTGTTGTTACTATTTTGCCCTATTATTTTATTAGCCTCAGCGATATCTAGAGGTATTGTTGACTCAATTAGTAATGTGTTTTTTGCAATATCATATTCAGGATTAGGGTTAGTTTGTATCATAGTTATATTTAAAATTTTGGAATACATCTACCGTTTAATCTTAAAATATTTACTTTGGTACATTAAAACCGTTAAAGGAAGCGTTAGAAAATGA